GATTATCAATCATAAACTGAAAAGACTTATCGACAGAGAGCGTCGCTGAGGTTAACACGATACTCTTCTTCTTGTCGAAGAACAGCTCCTTAAGCTGGGTACTAACATCAACAGGGACGGCATACAGCTGTAGCGATTTGCTGCGGTAATTTCCATTCGCCTCCAGCCAATATACTACATTCTCATCGTTTAATCCCATAAAAAACCGCACTTGCTCACGAATAGAAGCTAAATCCTTAAATAAGCCGCTAATATCGGTAACTAGACTATCTGAAGAAGATTGACCTTCTTGATCGCGCATCTCATTAAGCATTTTATCACCTTTACGGATAATTTCGCTTAATGTCAGATTCATAGTATTCTCTAAAGCAACCAATTCATCCCAATCTTTCGGTTTACGGGCAGGAAGTAAACGCATGACTAATTGTCCAGCTTCCCCCGCTGCTGCATCACTGCGTTCCGGCAAGAGACTGAACAGTTTGTCACTAAGTAGATCCCAGGTTTCTTTTACAGTAAGCAGATCTGGATAGATTCTATCGATGACTCCGCTCCATTCAGAAGCTTCCTCACTGCCTGATGACTGAAGCATTTGGCGAAGAGTAGGGAGTTGGCCATTTCTACTATCCTTGTATAGACGCGATAGTGTATGCGCCACTGTGAAATGCTTCATATGCATGCCTAAATGCTTGCCAGCTACATCCTCCAGATGGTGGGCCTCATCAATAACAAGATGTTCATAAGCCGGAAGTAGCTGGTGACCAGCCTTAACATCTGCGAAGAGCTTGGAATGGTTCGTAATGACCACGTCTGCAATACCAGCTTCATGCTTAGCCCGGTGATAATAACACTTGCGGAACCATGGACACGAACGACCCAGACAGGAATCGGTATCGCTTGCGACCGTCTCCCAGAAATCACCGCCACGACCGCTTAAATTGAGCTCTTCATCATCTCCAGATTCACTTTGGGTCAGCCATACGATCATCTGAGCCGCAGTAAGTGCATCTTCCCTTGGGCTAATAAAGTCTTTTTTGTTAATTTTATGTTCAAACTTACGTAGACACAAATAATGCCCTCTGCCCTTAAAAATTGCAGCTTTAAATGGAAAAGGAACTACCTGCGTTAACAAAGGAATATCTCGCTCCCGCAATTGGTCCTGCAGATTAATGGTATGAGTGCTGACCATGACCTTTTGATCGGTGCGAACGCTCTGATAAATAGCCGGCAACAAATAACCGAGTGATTTACCGGTTCCTGTTCCCGCTTCGATCAGTAGATGTTTGTCTTCGGCGAGTGCCGTAATCACCTCATTGATCATAATATCCTGAGCTTCTCTGCTTTCATACTGTAGTAAAGTGTCTTTAAGCCGTTTGGTTACTTCATCCATATAATCTGTAAAAGATAAATTCTCTAACGGATTCGCAGCATGCTCATCTCTAGGAGGGGCTAACTCATTCCAGTCTCCCACAGCAAGCGCTAATTGACGATAAAATGTCAAATCACCTTCAGGTTGAAGCGTCTCCGCTTCCCGTTCTCGCAGCAGACCATCAAAATACCAGCCCAGATCACTGTCCTCTTCGGTAAACAGCTCACAGAGTCTTTGGATCGTAAGCAGTGGCAGACTGTAAAGCTCCTCCAGACACTTTAACAGCACAAGAGCAGTCGCCAGTGCATCACTATCTGCCTGATGCGGGCGATCGTGTGTCACTCCAAAATGTGCACTGACCGATCCTAGTTGATAGGATGTGAGAGAAGGAAAGCAAATTTTCAGAAAATCAATCGTATCCAAAATCCGCCCTTGAAATGGTAAATACCCACATCGATCTAAAGCGTTTTGTAAAAAATGGAAATCGAATGCGACATTATGCCCTACAAGCACTACATCATCCAGCAGCGGAACAAGCTCCATCATCATCTCATCCAGCTCAGGTGCATCCTTTACATCATCGTCGGTAATCCCCGTCAGACCAGTTATAAAAGGAGGTATCGGCGTTCCGGGCTTGACGTAGGAACCATATACCCGGGAGATGGACCGGTCTTCTTCTATAATTGCAAGGCCAACCTGGATAATTTCACCCACGGATTGGGTTCCCGTTGTTTCAAAATCAAGCACGGCAAATTTCATTATAATTCTATTCCCTTTCAATTGAGACTCTTAATCAGCATAACAGAAGTTGCGAAAAAAGGCGATGC
The window above is part of the Paenibacillus sp. FSL K6-0276 genome. Proteins encoded here:
- the dinG gene encoding ATP-dependent DNA helicase DinG; translated protein: MKFAVLDFETTGTQSVGEIIQVGLAIIEEDRSISRVYGSYVKPGTPIPPFITGLTGITDDDVKDAPELDEMMMELVPLLDDVVLVGHNVAFDFHFLQNALDRCGYLPFQGRILDTIDFLKICFPSLTSYQLGSVSAHFGVTHDRPHQADSDALATALVLLKCLEELYSLPLLTIQRLCELFTEEDSDLGWYFDGLLREREAETLQPEGDLTFYRQLALAVGDWNELAPPRDEHAANPLENLSFTDYMDEVTKRLKDTLLQYESREAQDIMINEVITALAEDKHLLIEAGTGTGKSLGYLLPAIYQSVRTDQKVMVSTHTINLQDQLRERDIPLLTQVVPFPFKAAIFKGRGHYLCLRKFEHKINKKDFISPREDALTAAQMIVWLTQSESGDDEELNLSGRGGDFWETVASDTDSCLGRSCPWFRKCYYHRAKHEAGIADVVITNHSKLFADVKAGHQLLPAYEHLVIDEAHHLEDVAGKHLGMHMKHFTVAHTLSRLYKDSRNGQLPTLRQMLQSSGSEEASEWSGVIDRIYPDLLTVKETWDLLSDKLFSLLPERSDAAAGEAGQLVMRLLPARKPKDWDELVALENTMNLTLSEIIRKGDKMLNEMRDQEGQSSSDSLVTDISGLFKDLASIREQVRFFMGLNDENVVYWLEANGNYRSKSLQLYAVPVDVSTQLKELFFDKKKSIVLTSATLSVDKSFQFMIDNLGLNEAAEEGRLMTSLLPSPFKYREQALLVIPRDFPSVKGSVGDARFVDTLVQSLAEAAVTTRGRMLVLFTSYKMLRQVYDPLKEALASQEITVLGQGVEGGSRSKLIRRFQDSAASVLLGTSSFWEGVDIPGEALTCLAIVRLPFQPPNHPLAEAKSELLQAQKKNPFMKLSVPQAVIRFKQGFGRLVRTAQDRGIVIVYDTRVIESHYGKYFLYSLPGPKMEHMLTDQMVPRIAEWLEDGGVS